DNA from Dama dama isolate Ldn47 chromosome 5, ASM3311817v1, whole genome shotgun sequence:
GGAGGGTGGGAAGATTAGGGGTGGGGCTGGGTTGAGAGCAGAGCCAAAGAAGTTAACGTTAGAACCTGGCTTTCCAGGTCATTGTAAAAGTCTATTTGTCAGAGTAGGAGAATTACGacgtccctggcggtccagtggttaagaaaccacctgccaatgcaggggacgtgggttcgatccctggtctgggaagatgccatagggcaactaagcttgggcgccacaactactgagtctgcatgcTGTAGAGCCTGTGCTTGGCCACAAGAGcagacactgcaatgagaagcctgcgcaccgcaCCTAGAGAGCAGGCCCCGCTCTCTACAACTAGAGAGCCGGGGCAGAGCAGTGAAGATGCAGCATGGACAAAATAAGTaattaaataacaataacaaagtaGGAGAATAGAACACATTTTATTGATTTAGCCTGACTTATAACTTTACAGCATGTTGACGTATGATATGAAGCCTCATTTGTACTCTTGCCCCAGGCCTGCTGGCAGTAGGGGTGGGCTTGGCTCAGTCCCGCCCACCAGGCCAGAAGCTCCACCAGGGAGGCAGAGGGCGGTACCCCTGCCccacagcacagtgcctggcacagaagagCAGATAATAAATATTGGCTGTGAGAAACAAGGGAGGTAATCCAAGTAGAATGCTTGGCATGGTACAAATGTCAATAAATACTAGCTTCTGTTGTTTGAACGCATCAACGGGTGAGCGGGGGAAGGAGGCTGAGACCCATAACCTGAGGTGGTTTGTGTTTAAGAAGGGAAGCGGGGCTGATGACGCCAAGGTCGGGTTCACACTTCCTTTCCTGAGGTCGTGCCTGCCTTCCCCCTACCCTGCAGATCTCTCTCCCAGTTCTTCACCACAAGCTGGGCACCAGGGAGGCACATCTGTCAGGGACGGCACTGAGCGGGCTAGGATAGCTCCTGCCAGTGCCATCATGCCCCCGCCCAGAGAAGAACGGCTGGGGCAGACTCCCtctttgccctcaaggagctcctCAGACAGAACCCACCAGCTTAGCTTCACTGCTTTACCCATTAGGCCatgctggtgggggggggggggggcggaatgtGGGGTTAGCTGAGAGGGCTGGTGTCAGCTTCACAGGAAGTTGTGCCCTGGTGTGACAGAAGGCTGAGCTGGGGAGTCCAATCACCCACCAGACCCCGAACAAGTCACTTTGCCtctgtaagcctcagtttcctcatctgtaaaatgggattgtgAGTAGAAATGGTGTGTGTCAAGTGGCAGGAGCAGGGTACACATTTAGTGACCAGGAAGAACCGTCGCACAGAGCACAAAGTGGATCAAGggaaggcagaggacccagaacTCCAACTGGGAAAGTGGATGAAAATGGTGCACAGCCAGCCAGTGGCTAAGCCCGGCAGGAGCTTCGGCCCAGAAGCCTGGGGAAAGGCAAGTTCAGCCGCCCACTGGAGGCCCGGATCAGTCCTGTTTCCGCAGCAGGGAAGCTGTGGCTTGCTGCTTCATGATGGCACAGTGCCACGCACAGGGCCGGGGGCCCGCAGGGTCTCCGTGAAGGCCTCCACCAGGTGCAGGCCTAACGAAGCCAGGAAGGCCCTCAGCCATTTCCGCCCGGCATCAGCGGCTGTCCCAGAAAACTCGCCCCCAACCCTGCATTCTCGGACGTGCCCAGTAGGTGGCGCTGTGGTAAAGAACAGGCCCCAATTAACCTACGAACAGGCCAACTCCGGCGGAGGCGGGGGAAGCGCAGTTTGCGAACTGCCCACCAGGGGTCACCATACCCTCAGAACCGAGGGGGTGCACCCGCCTACGGTCTGGAGGGAGGCGGAGGTCTCAGAGATCAACAGTCCAGCCGCGTGGCCTCCAGCTGCCCATGCAGGCCCACTGTCGCCGCCCCCACTCCCAGGTCCAGCagcgggggtggggctgggggcccgCGGTCAGGGCGGCGGGAAGATGTCCGAGCACTGCTGTAGGATGAGCTCTACCACCTGGTTCTGGAACACCATGGTCATGGGCATGCTGGCTTCCTCCGTCTCGGGCCGCAGCAGCGTGGGCCCGAAGACTATAGCCACGTTCTGCACGGACATGCGGTTCCGTTCTCCGTGCTCGATCACCCTGCAGCGGGGGTGATGGGGTTGGAATCAGGGCCCAGAGCTGGGGGGAGAGGGGTCGGGTCCCCTCAGGCCCGCCTGCCCATTCCCGCGCAGCTCCCAGCGCTCACCGGCACAGATGCTGAAAGAGCGCCCGCAGCGTGTCGTGATTGGGGGCGGGCAGCGAACGCACCAGGTCCCGCACACAGCGGAAACGCTTGGCCGGATCCTGCAGCTCTGGGCAAGGGACGggtcagagggaggagggggggaaACAGAGGGCGCTGACTTCggtatttgggggaggggggcctggTCACCGCAGGAGCGTGCGTGAGGCAGCCCAGCCCCACTCGGACCCCATCCGCCCCACCTCCCCCAGGCGCTCACTGATGGCCGCGAGGAACTGGCGGAAGTGTGAGAAGGGGAAGAGGGGCTCGGGCAGCTCTCGAAAGAAGAGTTTCAGGGCGCCGGTGATAACATGAACGTCCTCCCAGCGCCCGTCTTCCAGGTCCAGACGTTCATCTGCggcggggggttggggggtagggggaagggaagaagaggTCAGCTCATCCCTTCAAGCGCCTTCAGGCCTGGGGCAGAGCCAGGGGGCGGGCCTCACCGTGGTCCACCTTATAGCGCAGCTTCTGGATGGTGGCCAGATTTCCACTGATGCGGTACAGACCGTCGATGTCCAGCCCTGGAGCGGAGGGAGGTGCTGACCCCGGGTTCGGTGGGCTGGCGCTAAAGCCCTTGCTCTGATTCCTGCTCAGAAGCTCCCGTTCTTTCCCCCTCGACCCTgcgccccaccccctccctggaGGTCCCCGTCTGGGGTTCTGGAAGGAGGCCTTCGGGCTCCGGGAATGCCCGGCCGGACGCGGTTACATACCCCGGGCCTCTACGGCGCGGATGCTCTGCTGCACGAAACGCGGCACTAGGCTCTTCTCGCGCTCACACAGCTCGGCCAGAGGACAGCCGAACACCTGGTCTGGGGGAGAGGCTCGTCAGCGCCGCCTCGCCCCTGGGCCACCGGCGCCCCGCTCTCCGGGTCCCTCGGGTACCTTTGATGTAGCCCTTTTCCCGCAGCGACTGCAGCGTGGGCCGCCTCAGCAGGAACTTGCGGAGCTTCTGCCGGACCTTGCTGATGTCACTCTCCAGGCCTCCGGGCCCCGGGGTGGGCGGTGCTGCCCAAAGCCAAAGGGAACGCGAGGGCTGGGTCAGTCGCTGGCAGCACGGCCCGGTGGCCCCAGCCGGGTGATCGCCGCTCCCCTAAAGGATGTCTGCCGTCCGCCTCCACCCGCCTCACCCCCACCCAAGCACACCTGCACCAGGCCGTGGCTCATCCTCCCGCCAGCTTCCTAGGCGCTCACTGGACCCAAAGTCCACGCCGCTGCTCTCACTTTCCTCCTCGGGAGACAGGTCTGCGGACTAGAATCACACAGTCTCAGAGAGGCAGAGTTTGGGGCCaactggcgggggcgggggggtggggaatCCTTCTGGGATGGGGTGAGTGACTGAAATGCCCTCCCAGCAGGCCTGGACTGAAGACCCCTAGGCAGAGAGTTCTCTGTTCCCTTATCCAGGTCAACTCAGCTTTACTTCCATCAAGGAACCCCATTCACGCCCCACCCCTTAGCTGCATGGAGCCCTCCAGGTGTTGGAGTCAGGCATCCTGTTCTCCCCCACCTTTTCTCATCCTGACTACCCCTACCCACCTCCTGGTTCCTGGTCCCCTTTCACCATCATTTTCCTTAGCTCCTCTGTACACACTCCACTAGGTCAGCATTTCGCAATACGTGGCTCCCAGTTCAAGTTTGCAGTGTGAACTGGGACCAGAGCACTGCCAACCACCTCACCAGCATCATCTCTCTGGATCTGGATTCCTACCATTATTAATTCAGCCAAGCAGGGCATCCAATGTTGCCTATTTCCTTAATAGGGAATTAAGGATCAAAAAGCCCCAGGCTGTTTCCAGGTGAAGACTGGGCCTGCCCCATCTCTGCTTATGCAATTGATATATTGAACTTAAAAAAATGGTAGACCCATCAATTCAGTCCTTTTAAATGATGTCTTCTGGTTTCAGCCTTTCTCTCCAGCTTGAGGTTGTTTACCAGAGTATTTACTTTTCTCCTGCCTCAGCGTGGAATGGGTCACTACTCTAGGATATGTTCACCTGGACAGGCCTCCCGTAGGGCCAATCCCAGGGGCTGGATTCACTTACTTAAGAAAGGCTGTTTCTTCAGCAGCCCATCTGCATCTGCAGAGAGGACTACTTACCTACCAGTGTCATGGAGCTCCCAGTACCCAAGTGGAGGGCCCCACCCACAGTGGGCAGCTGCCCTGCATAATGGCTGGCCATCCCCTCGCCACCAGCGCCGGCAGCCCCAGCTCTGCCTACCATCTCCTGGATGCCCTGGGTGATGGCACTGTGCCAGGTGCTGATGATGGCCTCCGAGTCATGCTGGATCAGGTATTCTGAGCCGTCTCGGGTCCGAAGCTGGTGGGAcacaagtcactcagtcatctctggtTTCCTGGGCCTGCCCCAGGGCTAAGCCCCAAGGGGGATACAGGGGTAGAGGTGATCTATTCCTGTCCCCAGGAACTCAGAGACTAATAGAGCCAGGGCCTTTCCCCAAGCCAAGGTATTCCATCTCCTTAAAGAAGTAGGTAACAGCATCTCTGtgttacagatgagcaaacaggCTCAGTGAGTTTAAGCAACTTCCTTGTGGACACACAGCCAGTGACTGATGGAGCGAGGATCTGGGTGCAACAGAACTGCATGGCTTAGCCATCTGGTGTGCCTTCCCTTACCCCATCCTGCCTCCCCATGGCAGGCCTACCCAGAGCACCAGCCAGCAAAAAATCAATGAAAGGAACTCCATGTGGCAGGCCCCGAAGCCACTACTCTATACTATTGAGTTGCAAGCAGATATTAACAGCCTGGGTTCTTTATCAGTTGACTGTTGTTTCCGTAACAAAGTCTACAAAGAACAAGGCTAACTTGGATGGATCTCTCTTCGGCCTCTGGCTCTGTGAACCAAGCCTTCAAGGTAGGTGGGAATGGTTGGTTGCGGCAGCTCATACAAGCCATGCCTTTGGGTCCTGTGACTGTCAGAGTCAGGAAAAACTGTCTGagtttcttccctggtggtccagttaagaatctgccttgaatGCAGCAGAcaccagttggatccctggtctgggtacTAAGATTCCCCcatgcagcagagcaactaagcccatgcaccccaactagagagtccatgcactgcaatgaaagatccaaTATGACACAACAAAGAACCTgtatgctgtaactaagactcgacaaagctgaataaataaataaatagataaaactgTCTCAGACAGGTTATAGCTTCCAGACTCAGCGCAGTGCTTTGGCTGTCTAGTTATTTAACTTAGACTTGAATGGaatttaaaatgctttcaaaggcaaaacaaaacaaacctgcaTGTTCTACTCCATCCTCCTCCCTGCAAAGACCAGAGAACCTTCCGTGGGCAGAGAGCACAACCTCATTCTAATCTAAACTGACAGGGGCCCTATCTGTTATTCCAGAGAATGAATGGCCTAACAATGCTTCTAAAACAATTGCCATTCTTTTCGGCAGCTGTCTCAAAAGCGGTAATCAGTTCACATTCGAGTTTCATACAGAAGGCAAATCTGTCTAGTTATGTATCAGTATATTGTACAAGACATTCATTCTGTTGAATGCAAAGGCAGGCAGAACTCAAGCCAGCCATTGTCAGGGGATGCTAGGACAACTCGGAAGACTAGCCATCCTTGATGATACAGTATTCAGGGCGGTCTCttgtaaaagggcttcccaggaggcactagtggtaaagaacctgcctattaATGCAGGTGAGATGAAAGAGTTctatatctgggttgggaagatcccgtggaggaaggcatgggaacccactccagtattcttgcctgaagaatcccatggacagagaagcctgataggttatagtccatagggtcgaaaagagttggacacgactgaagtgacttagcatgcacacatgcttgagaaaaatctgaagttGCCTATAGGTGGCAGgattccctgagagctcagttgataaagaatctgcctgcaatgcaggagaccccggttcaattcctgggtcaggaagatcctctggagaagggttaggctactcactccagtattcttgggcttcccttgtggctcaactggtaaagaatcttcccacaatgcaggagacctgggttgggaagagcccctggagaagggaaaggctacccactccagtattctggcctagagaattccatggactgtatacccatggggtcacaaagagtcagacacaactgaatgactttcactttcactttctttccacctCTGAGTGGAGGGAAGATGACTGCCAGCCAGTGGGAAGCGGGGGACTCGAGGATTTCCATTCTAGACTGTCAGCCTTCCTGTCAGCTTGAGGCGCTTCCAAGAGCACCATCTGCCTTCTGGTCTTTGCCAGAAAAGACAACTCAGAAGTGTCTACTCTGAAACTTTCATCAAAAACCCAGTCAGAGAGGTGACATTCAGAGAGCACTGTTTGAAGACTTGCCCTCCAGTTCAAATATGATGTCCCTCCTCAATCGGATGTTCACAACAGACATAGCTAGTCGATCACAGAACTCTACTCGGTCGAGTCTGGAGAAGGCTCCAGACCTACTGATCAGAGCTCAGGAGATAGAACTGGTTTCCAGCTCTGCTCtgtggattgttgttgtttagttcttAAGTCATGtcacaccccatggactgcagcctgccaggatcctctgtccatggaattctccaggcaagaatactggagtgggttgccatgccctcctccaggggatcttcctgactcagggattgaacccatgcctccctcattggcaggcagattctttgccactgagccatcagggaagcccctgctctgTGGATACTCTGATTCTAAAACTGAGTGAAGCTGGGTGAACATCATTACACAACACACTCAAGCTCTTTGCAGAATTGCTTTTTCTGAGCTGAAATGGAAGGTCATGCATTTTTTGGCTTTCAGCAAAGGTTACCTGAAGCAACCCCAAGAGTCCCTTACTAAACTAGAATAAAGCTGCGCACTAAAAATTTCTTCTAGAGCCAAGGGTTAGGAAAAAGCTTTGATTTCCCTCAAAATCTACAATGGTTTCCTCCTCACTCCCCTGACCCAATAATGAGAGCCATGTTTCACTTTGGCTGCCAGGAAACCAGAAGCTGACTTTTTTTCAGCAACAATAACTGTAGTATCTGTACGTCCCCTGTTTCCTAATCCCACTCCACACTGCCCTCTTCCTCTAACTTGTTTTTCCTGCTCCTGGCTTTTCAGTAGCTTTTACCACCTCACCTATATGCATTTTCATTGTGAGCTGCCTCAAAACACTTGGAGACTGAGGTGAGGGTGCGTGCCTGTTTaatttctgtcatgtctgactctttgcgaccccatggactgtagcccaccaggctcctctgtccctggaattttccaggcaagaatactggagtgggttgccacttcctattctaggggatcttcccaatccagggatcgaatccacatttcttatgtctcctgcattggtaggcagattctttaccactgtgccacgtggagaAGCCCAGATGAGGATAAGAGTAGTTTAAAAACAAGACAACACATGGACAGTgcagggtggggcctgagagGCTCTTGCCTGGGCCCCATCTGGCCTCTCTTCCTGAAGGGGAGCCTGAGAAATGTGTCCACTGTCCTGCCCTGGTTTATTCACTTCCGATTGGAAGCTGGGCTCTAATCAGCCAGAGGAGGTGTCCCAGGCTATCAGCCTGAGTAGGGGGGACCCAGCATCTCCTTCTGTCTCAGGCCAAAGCAGTGGGATGAGGACTGCCCTTCCAGGCATGACGGTGTTATTCCCCAGGGACCCCTACTCGGGGACAAAGGACTCCAGGGAGCTCCACTCCTGGAGAGGGAGCAGCAGAATCTTGATGCCTGGAAACACTGTGGACAGGTCCCCAAGGTGGGGGCAGCTTTGGTTTTGAGCCCCGAGAATTCcaaccccagctctgccagggTCCCCCTGCTCAGGGCTTGCTTAGTGAGGGCCCCAAGCCATCAGTaggctccttctccttctcctcaccCCCACCACTCACCTCCAGCACATTCTTCTTGCTGGATTTGTCTTTGGGGGCCCAGGCGAGAGAGGCCCCCTTCAGGTCCACCGTGAACTCAGGGGTGGAGAACTTGGAAGGCTGCctctgtggagaagggaaaaaggGTTGGAGGGAGTATGGTTTCAGGACACCCACACCTCAGCTCTGGTCTGTCACAGCATCCTGGCTCCAATCCACCAGGCTGCCTTGGCTCTAGGCACAATGGGGGTCATGGCTCTGGAGGCAAGGGACCCAAGAGTTCCTAGAACCATGGAGCCTGGGGGCTGGCCGGTTGTTTGCTCTCTGCCCACctaggagaggaaaggaaaaaggagtgCAGTCCCATCTCTGCGAGCAGGTACGTCCGGTTTCCAGCTTTCCCTGCCCACCAGACTGGAGCTGTCCATCCTCAAGGACTGGTTCCCACACCCGATGTGGCTGGACCTGCTTGTCCTGGGATGACCTGCTCTCATTGCCCCCTGGACCCTCAAATTCCATGGTCTCAGACCTAGCCTTTGGCAAACCTGATTAAGCAAAGCCCCTCGGGAGTCAGGAGCAGATGGGGTGGCCCCTGCCCTGGAGGTCTGGGCCTTACCAGGCCACCGGCAGCTGAGTTTTTCGAGTCTTTGAAGAAAGTCAGGACTCCGCCCTCCAGCACTGTCCAGGAGGCGCTCCAGTGCTTCTTCCTGGGTAGCGGCGGTGGTGGCAGGGCTTGGGTTGGTCCTGGGTTGaggtgccccacccccacccccaggagcagGGCACAGAGTTTAAGAACACAGCTTGGGGCACCCAGCCATGAGAGGCGGACTCCCAGGGCTAACACCTGGTAGTCAAGGGGCGTTGGGCAAATCATGTCTCTGTGCCTCAGGGTCCTCCCAGGACCTCATAAAGGGTTAATAAGAGCTTGGCATACTGGAGGTGCTCAGTGAACATCATCATTAAGGCCCACCCTGGGGTCTGGAGGCAGCTGAGCTCTCACCGGAGCCGCTTTCCTTTGTCCACTATCTTGGTGCGATGGAGCACGCCTGCCTTGTCCAGGGTCTTGATCTTAGAGaaagagggtgaaggaggaggcaGTTAAGGGGAGGAGCCACTCTTCCTCTTAGCCAGCAGCTCCCTACAGGTTGGGCCTGAGTCTCCACTGAACCCTCTTTGCTGGCACCTGGCCAGTGGTGGGGGGTGCTTGCTCCCACAGAAGCCCCAGAAGCAGGAGAGACATCCTTCTAGTTCCCAGCCTTGTCCAGCTCTGAGCCTGGGACAACCCAGAACCCAGGTTCCTTTAGCCCAGGGTAGTGCTTGGGCCTATGGTGGAGATGTGCTTCCAGACCTAATCGTAGATCCTCCAGAAACACCCCAATTTTTCTGTGGGGTCCTGCCAGGTCCTACATGCCCCCTCCCTTACCTTCTCTTCTGGGGGGGTGGCCTGGGCTGGGGTCTCACTGTTCTGGTTGGATTTGTGGATGTTTCGAGGGGCAGGGACGGGGACTGGGACCTGAGGAGAAAGACACTGTCATATTGAGCCCCCACCTCTCTCCCAGGCACTCTCCTTTCCCCAGGTAGTTACCTGGGGCAGAGCCCACTGAACGGAGGCGTCATCTGGGTTGTAGAAGTAAGGCTTCCCATGTTGGTTCTCCAGCCTCACCCACTGTGGGGAGAGGGATGGTCAGGCCGCTTAGCTCACAGGACAGGGGAACAAAAGTTTCCCTCCAGAGCCCCAAGGAGTTTAGAGGGGCAGGCGTGGGACACACAGTCTTGGGCTGGCATGGAGCCCGCGCGGGAACTTCAGCATAGGGTGTTTAGGGGAGCGACCCCACGGCTGTCTGCGCCCATCTGCCCGCTGCCCCTACCTGTTCTTCGGTGATGTTGTTGGTGTACACCGTCTGCCCATCTGGGCTCACATGGCGAGACCAGCCTGGGGGTGTGACAGAGGGAGAGGCGGGGCCGGGCTCACTGAGGGAGCCCACGGGGGAATAGTCTTCCTCTGGGTAACTGGCCAGCAAATCGGGGTAGTCCgtctcgggggtggggggctgcaagGAGCAGAAGAGCCAGAAATTCTCAGAGCCAGGAGTGACACCTGGCGCCCCGCCCTTTCGGCCCATGCCACGCCCCCCACCCTAGTTCCCCCAAGTTGAGAGAGGCGGGGTCAAAGGCCCTCAGTGATAGCCCCACCCACCGACGGCCAAGGCCCCTCCTTCTCGGACCCCAGACTGTGCGGGGGCAGGAGGCGGGGTCAGAGGCCCTCTAAGTCAGCCCCGCCCATCCTGACAAGGCCCCGCCCCTCACCCTCTGgtccctggggctgctggggctCAGGCCCGGCTGCATCTCCTGCTCGTCCTCCGGCTGGTCCTCGAACTCGTCCTCCCAAGCCGTCTCTCCCGTCAGCGGGTTGTAGAAGAACACCCTGCGGCTCTCCTCATCCCAGTACTGGCCCCACTCGGTCTCGAGGCTCTCGTGGCTGCCCACCGAGGCCGGGGACGTGGCCGGGCTGGCGGCGCCCTCGGCAGCCTCGAAGGGCGACTCCCAGGTGGTCACGCCCGTCTCCGGGTTGTAGTAGTAGGGGCGCCCGGTGCCCGCGTCCGTGTGTGTCTCCCACAccgagtctcccacactgcgAGGGGCGGCGGCAGCGCGGGGCGATGTGGCCGGAGGCTGCCTCTCTACGTTCGCGTACACGGGCTCCGGGGGCTCGTCCACCTGCTCGAGGAGGAAGGAGACGTGACCTTCGGGCCTGCTCAGCGGTCACACTGTCCCCACTCGCACACTCGCCACTCGGGCGACTTTCAGCAAGTCTCAGCACCTCTCGGCCTCGGTTCCCCCAACTGCAAAATGTCTGCCCTGCCCTCGCTCTGGAAGTCGTAGTGAAGAGAGAATGAGGACTTGTTCTGGAAAGtgctttgcaaaatatgaagtgccCTAGAAGCGTGGGGCAGCTACATTAATTATTaacaattggagaaggaaatggcaacccactccagtattcttgactggagaatcccaggggtggaggaacctggtgggctgctgtccatggggttgcacagagtcggacacgactgaagtgacttattaACAATAGTAAAATACTAACAGCTAAATTCTCCCAGCTGCACACTCACAGGTGTGAGTCAGACTGCGCAGGAACAGCGAAATGGCCTCAGGACACTTGGGGGCAGGGCCCTGCTGCCTTCTACAACCCCCACCAAGAACACCCAgccctccctcttccttctccaaaaaaggTCCGGAACTGGAGCCCACACTGCCGCCTCTGGTTTGGGGTTTGGAACTGACACttccccaacacagggattgcAGACCTCAGAATCAATTCCAGacaagagaaagggaaagtgCCAGacgggaaggaagaaagaagggcaaaaaaaaaaaaaaaagggtttgcGTCTCTCCCCACCCAACCAAAGCAAAgtgaagggggagagagaggcggGGTCAAGAGCCAGATCCGCCCACTCTGGCTAGGCCCCGCCCCTCAGATGAGGCCCCTCCCCTTACCCTCTGGAGGGTCCAGTTACACAGACTATAAATCTGGTCATGCTTAACGGCCTCAGGGTTCCCTGCTGCCTTCTGG
Protein-coding regions in this window:
- the ARHGAP27 gene encoding rho GTPase-activating protein 27 isoform X2, which translates into the protein MAADVEGDVYVLVEHPFEYTGKDGRRVAIQPNERYRLLRRSTEHWWHVRSEPGGRPFYLPAQYVRELPALGHPAPAPPPPAPLQGPAAPEPLAYDYRFVSASAPAEPDGAPAEPRGRAGSLCGRARPGAATQRRSLAPGSPACLYTRPAAPVRPAQSLDDLARTAAPPAGLLGSGGGFKACSVAGSWVCPRPLARSDSENVYEAIRDVRGPPTEQRPEQVDEPPEPVYANVERQPPATSPRAAAAPRSVGDSVWETHTDAGTGRPYYYNPETGVTTWESPFEAAEGAASPATSPASVGSHESLETEWGQYWDEESRRVFFYNPLTGETAWEDEFEDQPEDEQEMQPGLSPSSPRDQRPPTPETDYPDLLASYPEEDYSPVGSLSEPGPASPSVTPPGWSRHVSPDGQTVYTNNITEEQWVRLENQHGKPYFYNPDDASVQWALPQVPVPVPAPRNIHKSNQNSETPAQATPPEEKIKTLDKAGVLHRTKIVDKGKRLRKKHWSASWTVLEGGVLTFFKDSKNSAAGGLRQPSKFSTPEFTVDLKGASLAWAPKDKSSKKNVLELRTRDGSEYLIQHDSEAIISTWHSAITQGIQEMSADLSPEEESESSGVDFGSSERLGSWREDEPRPGAAPPTPGPGGLESDISKVRQKLRKFLLRRPTLQSLREKGYIKDQVFGCPLAELCEREKSLVPRFVQQSIRAVEARGLDIDGLYRISGNLATIQKLRYKVDHDERLDLEDGRWEDVHVITGALKLFFRELPEPLFPFSHFRQFLAAIKLQDPAKRFRCVRDLVRSLPAPNHDTLRALFQHLCRVIEHGERNRMSVQNVAIVFGPTLLRPETEEASMPMTMVFQNQVVELILQQCSDIFPPP